The following are from one region of the Segatella oris genome:
- a CDS encoding DUF3857 domain-containing protein, translated as MKKLFTLLLLAVIALPALAFDDNDYQKFVKEVKQDVWGRNLPQFNNRTIPAQYKNESAVILARYEELTVDLSKKFNVFALGNLKQNTAVYLKRYLIKINDKAALDKFSTFDFRTYDRSFNEFMLREDHRTVLGVRVIKANGTVKEVSSDEYQDDNEGKKGQEKRAKLAVPDLQVGDLIDYFTYDFDVIKEDNLDPTLFIFRADYPILDYQIHCAIDKKLCTQYRTMNGAPDFKSGQNGDNITLDAHVKNIDKTLPDYAFNPIAQAPFTLLYVTNTNVGLYYTPESAKQKGLQANPDAKVIQKDAWQPWSDYKLKWTLYKKLNKVVKDAKKLKTDEEKADYVYNYMVMQTLLFKRPYENAYNFSTLFPSILDRLKVEYGRGITTSLYNEPLDQLINYSDATRFIILKNGKCYFPLKQSVGANIIPSIYQNRDALRTDKPKKFAKGPFTSFKIAGSDASDNIETVDIDAAIDGGMMNIRRQNTMSGCEKEDIIPIYTTADELVKAWGKPYEFTTFSDAYSYKESEAKARAAERAEQDKKDIPENFAKEIKAYHDKAPVKINGTKVLNFGENNLPFSYTVDYQMDGLVKKAGRNIVVSVGQLFGQQTHIEGKARKRDMDLIYDYPRSYSVTLNLNIPSGYSVAQESLQKLNNHIDNEAVRLTTKAEISDGKLVIIFQKVYKQQRVPVAKWEQVLSMLDRAYEFTSQQIILKKK; from the coding sequence ATGAAGAAACTATTTACACTGCTGCTGTTGGCCGTCATAGCACTGCCGGCATTGGCTTTTGACGACAACGATTATCAAAAATTCGTCAAAGAAGTAAAACAAGACGTATGGGGAAGAAATCTTCCGCAGTTCAACAACCGCACAATCCCTGCCCAATACAAGAATGAATCGGCCGTAATTCTGGCACGCTATGAGGAATTAACCGTCGACTTAAGCAAGAAGTTCAACGTCTTCGCCCTTGGAAATCTGAAGCAGAACACGGCTGTTTATCTCAAACGTTACCTCATTAAAATCAATGACAAGGCTGCTCTTGACAAGTTTTCCACGTTTGATTTCCGCACATATGACCGCTCATTCAACGAATTTATGCTGCGCGAAGACCACCGAACCGTGCTCGGTGTGCGCGTCATCAAAGCCAATGGAACCGTCAAAGAAGTGAGCAGTGACGAATATCAAGATGATAACGAAGGCAAGAAAGGACAGGAAAAGCGTGCCAAATTAGCCGTACCCGACCTGCAGGTTGGCGACCTGATAGACTACTTCACCTATGACTTTGACGTGATTAAAGAGGATAATCTTGATCCAACGCTATTCATTTTCCGTGCCGACTACCCGATACTTGACTATCAAATTCATTGTGCCATCGACAAGAAACTCTGTACACAATACCGCACCATGAACGGTGCACCGGACTTCAAGTCGGGTCAGAATGGAGACAACATCACCTTGGATGCACATGTGAAAAACATAGACAAGACATTGCCGGATTATGCCTTTAATCCTATTGCACAGGCCCCTTTCACCTTATTATATGTGACGAACACCAACGTCGGACTGTACTATACACCCGAGAGTGCAAAGCAGAAAGGACTGCAGGCCAACCCTGATGCCAAGGTCATTCAAAAGGATGCATGGCAGCCCTGGTCTGACTATAAACTGAAATGGACGCTTTACAAAAAGCTGAACAAAGTGGTAAAAGATGCCAAGAAGCTTAAAACTGACGAGGAAAAAGCCGACTATGTATATAATTATATGGTGATGCAGACGCTGCTTTTCAAGCGTCCTTACGAAAATGCCTATAACTTTTCAACGCTCTTTCCAAGCATTCTTGACCGTCTGAAAGTGGAATATGGACGCGGCATCACAACCAGTTTGTACAATGAACCGCTTGATCAGCTCATCAATTACAGCGATGCAACGCGTTTCATCATACTCAAGAACGGCAAGTGTTACTTCCCTTTGAAGCAGTCTGTGGGTGCAAATATCATTCCGTCAATCTATCAGAACCGAGATGCCTTGCGTACCGATAAGCCTAAAAAGTTTGCAAAAGGCCCATTCACATCATTCAAAATTGCCGGCAGCGATGCTTCAGACAACATAGAAACAGTAGACATAGACGCGGCAATCGACGGTGGAATGATGAATATCCGACGCCAGAATACAATGTCGGGTTGCGAGAAAGAAGATATCATTCCAATATATACTACGGCCGACGAACTCGTCAAGGCGTGGGGTAAGCCCTATGAATTTACAACCTTTTCCGATGCTTACAGCTATAAGGAAAGCGAAGCAAAAGCACGGGCTGCAGAGCGTGCAGAGCAGGATAAAAAAGACATTCCGGAGAACTTCGCCAAGGAGATTAAGGCTTATCATGACAAGGCTCCCGTGAAAATCAACGGCACGAAAGTGCTTAACTTCGGTGAAAACAACTTGCCATTCTCCTATACTGTGGACTATCAAATGGACGGATTGGTGAAGAAAGCGGGTCGAAACATCGTGGTTTCCGTAGGACAATTGTTCGGACAACAGACCCACATAGAGGGCAAAGCACGTAAACGTGACATGGATTTGATTTACGATTATCCTCGCTCCTACAGTGTTACGCTCAATCTCAACATTCCTTCGGGCTACTCAGTTGCACAGGAAAGCCTTCAAAAACTCAACAACCACATCGACAACGAGGCTGTAAGATTGACGACGAAAGCCGAGATAAGCGACGGGAAACTCGTCATCATCTTCCAGAAAGTGTATAAGCAGCAGCGTGTTCCTGTCGCAAAATGGGAGCAAGTTCTTAGCATGCTCGACCGTGCCTACGAGTTTACGAGCCAGCAAATCATCCTGAAAAAGAAGTAA
- a CDS encoding GNAT family N-acetyltransferase → MMQIKQEEQTAGGRFVAVENGVEIGHLDYEWDDKQCFGITHTVVEKAFEGRGIARALLDASVAFARHEKKKIRAICPYVAVQFARHSSYDDVNAEK, encoded by the coding sequence ATGATGCAGATAAAACAAGAAGAACAAACAGCAGGTGGCCGTTTCGTTGCGGTTGAAAACGGAGTTGAAATCGGTCATCTTGATTATGAATGGGATGACAAACAGTGTTTTGGTATCACGCATACCGTGGTCGAGAAAGCCTTTGAAGGGCGTGGCATTGCACGTGCACTGCTTGATGCGTCCGTGGCTTTTGCCCGACATGAAAAGAAGAAAATCCGCGCCATTTGTCCGTATGTGGCTGTTCAGTTTGCCCGTCACAGCAGCTATGATGACGTGAATGCCGAGAAGTGA
- a CDS encoding MATE family efflux transporter, whose amino-acid sequence MDNKEATLKLGTEPVGKLLLQYAMPAIVAMSAASLYNIVDSIFIGQGVGPLAISGLAITFPFMNLSSAFGAAVGVGASTLISVKLGQKDYKTAENILGNTVTLNLIIGIAFSVVSLLFLDPILKFFGASEATLPYARDYMLIILIGNVFSHMYFGMNAVLRAASKPKQAMYATIFTVVMNTLLDYIFIMQFGWGIQGAAYATVLAQVMALMWQLHLFNNKKELLHFERGTFGLRKDLVKNIISIGISPFAMNACACMIVIFINQQLVRYGSDLDVGAYGIANKVSFVFLMFVLGINQGMQPIVGYNYGSQQLDRMIRVVKLSIMSATLVVIIGWLIGMFAPYYCARAFTKDATLIQLGMKAIRLSMMLYPVIGSQMVTAFFFQSIGKVKVSIFLSLSRQLIFLLPGLIIFPLFAGVDGVWYAMPFSDGFAAIIAALMLISYMKKFKKQHKEIRHGKQENDY is encoded by the coding sequence ATGGATAATAAAGAAGCTACACTGAAATTAGGTACGGAACCCGTTGGAAAACTATTGCTGCAATATGCTATGCCGGCGATAGTTGCCATGTCAGCAGCGTCGCTTTACAATATTGTTGACAGCATTTTCATCGGTCAGGGCGTTGGTCCGTTGGCCATTTCAGGCCTTGCCATCACGTTCCCTTTCATGAACCTGTCAAGTGCTTTCGGTGCAGCTGTAGGCGTAGGAGCGTCAACACTCATCTCCGTGAAACTCGGACAAAAGGACTACAAGACTGCCGAAAACATCTTGGGGAACACGGTTACGCTGAACCTGATCATTGGAATAGCCTTCTCCGTAGTGTCACTTTTATTCCTTGACCCTATCTTGAAGTTCTTCGGAGCAAGTGAAGCCACACTGCCTTATGCCCGCGACTACATGCTGATTATATTGATCGGAAATGTCTTTTCGCATATGTATTTCGGCATGAATGCCGTGCTTCGTGCTGCCAGCAAACCGAAACAAGCCATGTATGCCACGATTTTCACGGTCGTAATGAACACGCTTCTCGATTATATCTTCATCATGCAGTTTGGTTGGGGCATACAAGGGGCAGCCTATGCCACGGTGCTTGCCCAAGTGATGGCACTCATGTGGCAACTCCATCTCTTTAACAACAAGAAAGAACTGCTGCATTTTGAGCGCGGAACTTTCGGGCTTCGGAAGGATTTAGTGAAGAATATCATCAGCATTGGCATATCGCCTTTCGCCATGAACGCATGTGCCTGCATGATTGTTATCTTTATCAATCAGCAGCTCGTTCGCTATGGCAGCGACCTTGATGTGGGTGCCTATGGCATTGCAAACAAGGTTTCTTTCGTCTTCTTGATGTTCGTCTTAGGCATCAATCAGGGCATGCAACCAATTGTAGGTTATAACTATGGCTCGCAACAATTAGACAGAATGATTCGTGTTGTGAAGCTTTCTATCATGTCAGCAACATTGGTTGTGATCATAGGTTGGCTCATCGGAATGTTTGCCCCCTATTATTGTGCACGGGCATTCACCAAAGATGCCACGCTCATTCAATTGGGCATGAAAGCCATTCGGTTAAGCATGATGCTCTATCCCGTGATTGGAAGTCAGATGGTTACTGCGTTTTTCTTCCAGAGTATCGGTAAAGTGAAGGTCAGTATCTTCCTTTCTTTGTCGCGACAACTCATCTTCTTACTGCCGGGTCTGATTATATTTCCACTCTTTGCAGGCGTAGATGGCGTATGGTATGCCATGCCGTTCTCTGACGGGTTCGCAGCAATTATCGCGGCACTGATGTTGATAAGCTATATGAAAAAATTCAAGAAACAACATAAAGAAATACGACATGGAAAACAAGAAAATGATTATTAA
- a CDS encoding AAA family ATPase, with the protein MENKKMIINIGRQIGSGGRIIAKQLAKDLNCTFYDRELLNLAAKESGFSEKFFEQNDERKGFLHSLLHVNVPLMGENNFYKNDFSQEGLYQFQSDAITKAAREGNCVFVGRTADYVLRDFPNTVNIFITASFEERIKRVCERQQLTADEAMKYINAREEARSTYYNYYTGKRWGAAESYDLCVSSSILGLDETATFITSFIKKRFEK; encoded by the coding sequence ATGGAAAACAAGAAAATGATTATTAACATAGGAAGACAGATAGGTAGCGGTGGAAGAATAATCGCCAAGCAACTTGCAAAAGACCTGAATTGCACGTTCTATGACCGAGAACTGCTCAACTTGGCAGCCAAAGAAAGCGGCTTCAGCGAGAAGTTCTTCGAACAGAATGACGAGCGAAAGGGATTTCTTCATTCGTTGTTGCATGTCAATGTGCCGCTGATGGGCGAGAATAACTTCTATAAGAACGACTTCTCTCAAGAGGGACTGTATCAGTTTCAGAGTGATGCCATCACCAAAGCTGCCCGTGAAGGCAACTGTGTTTTCGTGGGAAGAACGGCCGATTACGTGCTGCGTGACTTTCCAAATACGGTGAACATCTTTATCACGGCATCGTTTGAAGAACGCATCAAGCGCGTTTGTGAGCGTCAGCAACTTACGGCTGATGAAGCCATGAAATACATCAATGCGCGCGAAGAAGCCCGTTCTACCTATTATAATTACTATACAGGCAAGCGTTGGGGAGCTGCCGAGAGCTATGATCTCTGCGTAAGCAGCAGCATCTTAGGCCTTGATGAAACCGCAACTTTCATCACTTCATTCATTAAAAAGCGTTTTGAGAAATGA
- a CDS encoding metallophosphoesterase family protein yields MTKVGIISDTHAYWDDKYELYLGECDEIWHAGDIGSVELADRFEAMKPVFRAVYGNCDGYDLRARYREILRFKCEDIDVMMKHIGGYPGHYDRSIAPKLLASPPDLFISGHSHILKIMPDKSLNLLHINPGAAGMQGWHKERTLVRLTIESNKFTDCEVITLGQKQTKL; encoded by the coding sequence ATGACAAAAGTAGGCATCATCAGTGACACACACGCCTATTGGGACGACAAATATGAACTGTATCTCGGTGAATGCGACGAGATATGGCATGCCGGTGACATTGGATCTGTAGAACTGGCCGACCGCTTTGAAGCCATGAAACCTGTCTTTCGGGCAGTCTACGGCAATTGCGATGGCTATGATCTTCGGGCACGTTATCGCGAAATTCTGCGCTTCAAATGTGAAGATATCGATGTAATGATGAAACATATCGGGGGCTATCCCGGACATTACGACCGTTCGATTGCACCGAAACTCTTGGCTTCTCCGCCCGATCTATTTATCTCGGGGCATTCCCATATCCTTAAGATTATGCCCGATAAAAGCCTCAACCTGCTCCACATTAACCCCGGAGCAGCCGGTATGCAGGGTTGGCATAAGGAGCGGACATTAGTTCGTTTAACCATAGAAAGCAATAAATTCACGGATTGCGAAGTTATAACATTAGGACAGAAACAAACAAAATTATAA
- the rfbB gene encoding dTDP-glucose 4,6-dehydratase, translated as MKTYLVTGAAGFIGANYIKYLLHRKYKEQDIRVIILDALTYAGNLGTIKDDIDGKRCIFVKGDIRDRKLVDRLFAENDIDYLVNFAAESHVDRSIEDPQLFLSVNILGTQNLLDAARRAWVTGKDAQGYPTWKPGKRYHQVSTDEVYGSLGAEGYFTEKTPLCPHSPYSASKTSADMFVMAYHDTYHMPTTITRCSNNYGPYHFPEKLIPLIINNILEGKKLPVYGEGLNVRDWLYVEDHCKAIDLVVREGREGEVYNVGGHNEMTNIDIVKLTIKTIHDMMEADKSLRSVLKKKVEDAQGDLDISWINNDLITHVTDRLGHDKRYAIDPTKIKEELGWYPETKFADGIVKTIKWNLDNQQWIEEVTSGDYQKYYAEMYGNR; from the coding sequence ATGAAGACATATCTCGTGACTGGTGCCGCTGGTTTCATCGGCGCAAACTACATTAAGTATCTCCTTCACCGTAAGTATAAGGAGCAAGACATAAGGGTTATCATTCTTGATGCACTCACTTATGCAGGCAATCTCGGTACTATCAAGGACGACATTGACGGTAAACGCTGCATATTCGTTAAGGGAGACATCCGCGACCGCAAGCTTGTTGACCGCCTGTTTGCTGAAAACGACATCGATTATCTCGTCAATTTTGCAGCTGAAAGCCATGTAGACCGCAGCATAGAAGACCCTCAATTGTTCTTAAGTGTAAACATCTTGGGCACTCAGAACCTACTCGATGCAGCCCGCAGAGCATGGGTTACGGGCAAAGATGCCCAAGGTTATCCCACATGGAAACCAGGGAAACGCTATCATCAGGTGTCAACCGATGAGGTTTATGGCAGTCTTGGCGCTGAAGGTTACTTCACTGAAAAGACTCCTTTGTGTCCACATAGCCCCTATAGTGCCAGCAAAACAAGTGCAGATATGTTTGTTATGGCCTATCATGACACCTATCATATGCCGACAACTATCACCCGTTGTTCCAACAACTACGGCCCTTATCACTTCCCGGAAAAGCTGATTCCACTCATCATCAATAATATTCTGGAAGGCAAGAAGCTTCCTGTGTATGGCGAAGGACTCAATGTTCGCGACTGGCTTTACGTGGAAGACCATTGTAAGGCGATAGACTTAGTGGTGCGTGAAGGTCGTGAAGGGGAGGTTTACAACGTCGGCGGACACAACGAAATGACCAACATTGACATCGTAAAGCTTACGATTAAGACCATACATGACATGATGGAAGCCGACAAGAGCCTACGTTCCGTGCTCAAGAAGAAAGTAGAAGACGCACAAGGAGACCTTGATATCAGCTGGATTAACAACGACTTAATCACTCATGTGACTGACCGTCTCGGCCATGATAAGCGATATGCCATCGATCCTACAAAGATAAAGGAAGAGCTTGGCTGGTATCCTGAGACTAAATTTGCCGATGGTATCGTGAAAACTATCAAGTGGAACCTCGACAACCAGCAATGGATTGAAGAGGTGACCAGCGGAGATTACCAGAAATACTACGCCGAAATGTACGGTAACAGATAA
- the purT gene encoding formate-dependent phosphoribosylglycinamide formyltransferase: MTKKIMLLGSGELGKEFTIAAKRAGLHVIACDRYNDAPAMQVADEREVFSMLDGDALAAAVEKHRPDIIVPEIEAIRTERLFDFEKQGIQVVPSARAVNFTMNRRAIRDLASRELGLRTAKYFYAKTFEDFKRAADEIGFPCVVKPLMSSSGHGQSYVHNDDELQAAFHEAMEEGRGDVKEVIIEEFIDFDSEFTLLTVTQKNTPTIFCPPIGHVQKGGDYRESWQPYCITEEALKQAQHMADEVTKSLSGYGLWGVEFFMTKQGEVIFSELSPRPHDTGMVTLGHTINLNEFELHLRAIMGWPIPAIHLEHNGCSAVVLAKENADHEPTFDLMEALKEDRTRVRIFGKPDQHKGRRMGVVLCYGSLDADMNALREKAKRLAATIIK, translated from the coding sequence ATGACAAAGAAAATCATGCTTTTGGGCTCCGGAGAGCTTGGAAAAGAGTTTACGATTGCAGCAAAACGCGCAGGACTTCATGTCATTGCATGTGACCGTTACAATGATGCGCCGGCCATGCAAGTGGCAGATGAGCGCGAAGTTTTCAGCATGTTAGACGGTGATGCCCTTGCCGCTGCGGTCGAAAAGCACCGTCCCGACATCATCGTTCCAGAGATAGAAGCTATCAGAACAGAGCGACTTTTCGACTTTGAAAAGCAAGGTATCCAAGTCGTTCCCTCTGCCCGGGCAGTCAACTTCACGATGAACAGGCGCGCCATTCGTGACCTTGCATCGCGCGAATTAGGGCTTCGGACGGCCAAATACTTCTATGCCAAGACCTTTGAAGATTTCAAACGGGCTGCCGATGAAATAGGTTTTCCATGCGTGGTGAAACCATTAATGAGTTCAAGTGGACACGGACAAAGCTACGTTCACAATGATGATGAACTGCAGGCTGCCTTTCATGAGGCCATGGAAGAGGGGCGAGGAGACGTTAAAGAGGTTATCATTGAAGAGTTTATCGACTTCGATTCCGAATTCACCTTGCTCACTGTAACCCAAAAGAACACACCAACCATCTTCTGTCCTCCTATCGGTCACGTGCAAAAAGGAGGTGACTATCGTGAGAGTTGGCAGCCTTATTGCATCACAGAAGAGGCCTTGAAGCAGGCGCAACACATGGCAGATGAAGTCACAAAATCACTGTCAGGATATGGCCTTTGGGGTGTAGAATTCTTCATGACCAAGCAGGGGGAAGTCATCTTTTCAGAACTAAGTCCACGGCCACATGACACGGGCATGGTCACCTTGGGACACACTATAAACCTCAATGAGTTTGAACTTCACCTGCGTGCCATTATGGGTTGGCCCATTCCTGCTATCCACTTAGAGCACAACGGCTGTTCAGCTGTCGTTCTCGCCAAAGAGAATGCAGACCATGAACCTACATTTGACCTCATGGAAGCACTGAAAGAAGACCGTACCCGCGTTCGAATATTCGGCAAACCAGACCAGCATAAGGGTCGCAGAATGGGCGTTGTGCTGTGCTATGGCAGTCTTGATGCCGACATGAATGCCCTCCGTGAGAAGGCAAAACGCTTGGCAGCAACCATTATCAAATAA
- a CDS encoding sugar 3,4-ketoisomerase yields MQSLGKLIDLPKIIDPRGNLTVAQQYAQVPFGIQRVYWTYDVPSGESRGGHAHRHCREFVIAVSGSFDVSLDNGQAKKTYHLNHPYQGLLIETDIWRTLEDFSSGAVCLVLAEDEFDETDYIYDYHQFLDHLKCLK; encoded by the coding sequence ATGCAATCATTAGGAAAGCTTATTGACCTGCCGAAGATTATCGATCCGCGTGGAAATCTGACGGTTGCACAGCAATATGCGCAAGTGCCTTTCGGCATACAACGCGTTTATTGGACTTACGATGTGCCCTCAGGTGAAAGCCGTGGCGGTCATGCTCACCGCCATTGCCGTGAGTTTGTCATTGCCGTCAGCGGCAGTTTCGATGTAAGCCTCGACAACGGACAAGCCAAAAAGACCTATCATCTCAATCATCCTTATCAGGGACTACTCATCGAAACTGACATCTGGCGCACGCTTGAAGACTTCTCTTCGGGTGCAGTATGCTTGGTATTAGCCGAAGATGAATTCGACGAAACAGACTATATATACGACTATCACCAATTTCTTGACCACTTGAAATGTTTGAAATAA
- a CDS encoding GNAT family N-acetyltransferase: protein MFEIKPYLPELKSEWDAFISASKNGLFLFYRDYMDYHHDRFPDHSLLIYRRNKLYALLPANQKGNILYSHQGLTFGGLIVNQHFTTAEAVTVLQLMNAYLHNEGLQKVVYKAIPWLYHQQPSEEDLYAIYRTTKARLVARDIATVVKIDAPLPCYQIRKSGIKKANQNGITVEESNRWTDFWHILTTNLQTKYHVRPVHTLTEIEMLKARFPNNIRLFTAQLNGKMLGGTVVYEYGNVAHTQYISASLEGKKLHALDLLFDKLIHETYRNKAWFDFGKSTEQQGTILNESLIYQKESFGGRAVCYDWYEWDV from the coding sequence ATGTTTGAAATAAAGCCTTATCTCCCTGAATTGAAGTCCGAATGGGACGCTTTTATTTCTGCGTCAAAGAACGGATTGTTTCTCTTTTACAGGGATTATATGGACTATCATCACGACCGTTTCCCCGACCATTCGCTGCTCATTTACAGACGAAACAAACTCTATGCACTCCTGCCGGCTAATCAAAAAGGAAACATTCTCTACTCACATCAAGGGCTTACTTTCGGCGGATTGATTGTCAATCAGCATTTCACGACAGCCGAAGCTGTCACGGTTTTGCAGCTCATGAATGCCTATCTGCACAACGAAGGCCTACAGAAAGTTGTCTACAAAGCCATTCCCTGGCTCTATCATCAGCAACCTTCAGAAGAAGATCTCTATGCGATTTACCGCACAACCAAAGCCCGATTGGTTGCCCGCGACATAGCAACCGTTGTCAAGATTGATGCACCATTGCCCTGCTACCAAATAAGAAAAAGTGGGATAAAAAAAGCAAATCAAAATGGTATTACGGTTGAAGAGAGCAACCGTTGGACTGATTTCTGGCACATATTGACCACAAATCTACAAACCAAATATCATGTCCGGCCCGTGCACACGCTAACTGAAATCGAAATGCTTAAAGCCAGATTTCCAAACAACATCCGTCTTTTCACAGCACAACTGAACGGCAAAATGCTGGGCGGAACCGTTGTTTATGAATATGGAAATGTGGCACATACGCAGTATATTTCGGCCTCTCTGGAAGGAAAGAAGCTACATGCACTCGACCTGCTTTTCGACAAATTAATCCATGAAACCTATCGCAACAAGGCATGGTTTGATTTTGGAAAATCCACCGAACAGCAGGGAACAATCCTCAACGAAAGCCTGATTTATCAGAAAGAAAGCTTTGGCGGACGCGCCGTCTGCTATGATTGGTACGAATGGGACGTATGA
- a CDS encoding DegT/DnrJ/EryC1/StrS family aminotransferase: protein MKIDYLNLQRITQQHASEIHEAVEKVVNSGWYLQGEATNDFETSYAKYIGTQHCIGCGNGLDALTLIFRAYKVLGKLHEGDEVIVPANTYIASILSLTENRLKPILVEPDVFLQLDATRIETAITPKTRAVLLVHLYGTCAMNDLINDICHRHSLLLIEDNAQGHGLIWHGKRTGSIGDAAAHSFYPGKNLGALGDAGAVTTDDETLAMTIRSLGNYGSSRKYVFPYQGLNSRLDEVQAAVLKVKLKYLDDDNQRRQTIAERYDEGLNQGSIKLVRPDNSVYHIYPILCERRDELQEYLTSKGIGTMIHYPIPPHQQACYPEWNSLHLPLTEHIAQTELSLPCHPAMTDEEVETVIQTINHWSETY from the coding sequence ATGAAAATAGACTATCTCAACCTACAACGCATCACGCAACAACACGCTTCTGAAATTCATGAAGCCGTGGAGAAAGTCGTCAACAGTGGCTGGTATCTGCAAGGAGAGGCCACAAACGACTTTGAAACCTCCTATGCGAAATATATTGGGACGCAGCATTGCATCGGCTGTGGCAACGGACTCGATGCGCTGACACTCATCTTCAGAGCCTACAAAGTACTTGGAAAACTACACGAAGGTGACGAGGTTATCGTACCGGCCAACACCTATATAGCCTCCATTCTCTCACTCACTGAAAACCGTCTGAAGCCTATTTTAGTGGAGCCTGATGTCTTTCTGCAACTCGATGCTACGCGCATTGAAACTGCCATCACACCGAAGACGCGCGCTGTTCTGCTTGTACATCTCTACGGAACATGCGCTATGAACGACCTCATCAACGACATCTGCCACCGCCACTCGTTGCTGCTTATCGAGGATAATGCCCAAGGTCATGGCCTGATATGGCATGGAAAGCGAACCGGAAGTATAGGAGATGCCGCTGCCCACAGCTTTTATCCGGGCAAAAATCTCGGTGCTTTGGGCGATGCAGGTGCCGTGACTACCGACGACGAAACACTTGCTATGACCATTCGTTCTCTCGGCAATTATGGCAGCAGTCGCAAATATGTATTCCCCTATCAAGGCCTCAACAGCCGCTTGGATGAAGTGCAGGCAGCCGTCTTGAAAGTAAAACTGAAATATCTTGATGACGACAACCAACGCCGCCAAACCATTGCCGAGCGCTATGATGAAGGACTGAACCAGGGGAGCATAAAGCTTGTTCGACCCGATAACTCCGTGTATCACATCTATCCTATTCTTTGCGAAAGACGCGATGAACTGCAGGAATATCTCACTTCGAAAGGCATAGGAACGATGATCCACTACCCTATCCCACCTCATCAGCAAGCTTGCTATCCTGAATGGAACAGCCTACATCTGCCCCTCACCGAACACATTGCGCAGACCGAACTGAGCCTGCCGTGCCACCCTGCCATGACCGATGAAGAGGTGGAAACGGTCATACAGACGATTAATCATTGGTCGGAAACATATTAA
- a CDS encoding TlpA family protein disulfide reductase, with amino-acid sequence MKYSSYKTIFVPLLLLFLLFAPKTWAQENQKQVPGLLINHHFFAKEMPMQEIFSVQKGFQRLDDGEQHSVLRVLVPADFVIPKAWKKYEIARKNVVNADKFEAGARLFDEMAAATHSGDKQLTAPKIGQKLPGTFTLHDINGGTWTQDSLQGHVTVINVWYSGCGPCRKEMPELSTWKERFPQVTFLSADFEKPEKVRQITEKCNFNWTHLANDNYFTKWVGGRGYPMTLVLTTDGTLQYMVNGTNEDIRKEIIKAIEKQVDASKK; translated from the coding sequence ATGAAGTATTCATCTTACAAAACAATCTTTGTCCCATTGCTGTTGCTTTTCCTGCTTTTTGCACCAAAGACATGGGCACAGGAAAACCAGAAACAAGTGCCGGGACTCCTCATCAACCACCATTTCTTCGCAAAAGAGATGCCTATGCAGGAGATATTCAGCGTTCAGAAAGGCTTCCAACGCCTTGATGATGGCGAGCAACACTCCGTTCTCCGCGTACTCGTTCCTGCCGATTTCGTCATTCCCAAGGCATGGAAGAAATATGAAATCGCACGGAAAAACGTTGTCAATGCCGACAAGTTTGAAGCCGGTGCACGCCTTTTCGATGAAATGGCAGCGGCAACTCACAGCGGAGATAAACAGCTGACAGCACCCAAGATAGGCCAGAAACTGCCAGGAACATTCACACTTCACGACATCAATGGTGGCACATGGACACAGGATTCACTGCAAGGCCACGTGACGGTCATCAATGTTTGGTATTCAGGATGTGGCCCCTGCCGCAAAGAAATGCCTGAACTCTCTACATGGAAAGAACGCTTTCCACAGGTAACTTTCCTTTCGGCAGACTTTGAAAAGCCTGAAAAAGTCAGGCAGATTACGGAAAAATGCAATTTCAACTGGACGCACTTGGCCAACGACAACTACTTCACGAAATGGGTAGGTGGCCGAGGTTATCCGATGACACTTGTCTTGACAACCGACGGAACCCTGCAATATATGGTCAACGGCACCAATGAAGACATCCGCAAAGAGATTATCAAAGCCATAGAGAAGCAAGTGGATGCGAGCAAGAAATAA